A genomic region of Thunnus albacares chromosome 2, fThuAlb1.1, whole genome shotgun sequence contains the following coding sequences:
- the LOC122968463 gene encoding protein NYNRIN-like isoform X1, which translates to MPVEVNGSRVDIMVDSGATISTVKADEHVCTPTPNFVTTVGVSGVPVVEPLSQRAKITVEGSDVQHSFLISEKSPINLMGRDLLCKLHATIQCTPDGLFLSLPDVKAAHAFQFLKTIADCLYCWSLTDFNMASSFTVSSIQKIAQISPACATQMSAMRPVLQCHCTAAFNPPEVYKQLADVSLNTQEGLECEQCLFVGPQGCAIPIRLSDAQRKLVNDKDSFPYITVAVSPGCDPQQLESMVAQCQALRGAAQTPQTQTITHLGLELYMLSLTEHIQLPQSRFVLQQPPLPTQYGPPSELSEVPSILWAKHKNHVGFVNSAPPHEVTLKPGAKLPMVRQYNLPHKSIAGIEGVIQSLLDQGVLVQTTSPCNTPILPIPKANRPDEWRFVQDLQAINSIVVPTAPIVPDTNSILASLPSNSTHYTVIDLSSAFFSIPLHPDSQYLFAFTFKGKQYTWQRLPQGFVESPTVYAAAVKRDLDDLHFPGGSTLLQYADDLLIASPSQEACRTDSILLLQRLAECGHRASLAKLQFCRSEVTYLGHVLKNGQRLLSPERLKLLVNMPPPTTKKQMLSFLGMANYCRHWIFEYAAMDSVLRNATLQSAPPKVQWTEDMNKAFQDLKHALTLAPALGLPDYHQPFHLHVHERDGFATGILVQKHGSHYRPVAYYSSRLTPVVLGMPGCLRAVAAVAIMIEKSSPIVLAHDCVVHVPHAVLHILNTSATQHMTAARRSGYEAIILHSPHITLKRSPPLNPATLLPLIDTDDEHDCITTIDLCTSPRPDLLQTPIPNSDLIFYTDGSASRPSDSTHLAGYAVVNDWGVVEAKALPPGTSAQAAELYALTRACILASGKVATIYTDSRYAFGAAHDFGQLWKMRGFVSSSGKPLQHHTLVNDLLDAILRPSQLAIIKCAAHTNGTDPVSRGNAMADTAAKQAALSSPSLVLQCASTQPTNPIPVPSANDVVTMQNHADDRERSLWLRKGCKVDAESGLWLHPDGRPVCPRALLHVLARVTHGPAHVGRGVMNDVIRSQWFAPGITQVSQTLVDSCMICQQTRKKNSTVKHDHLEPPSGPFVNMQIDFVHMPSSQGFKYLLVITDRFSKWVEAFATKKEDARTVVKCLLKEVIPRYGVPQGIDSDRGPAFVSKITQGLSEILGFKWQLHVPYHPQSSGQVERMNATIKDRLTKTVLATGLKWPDALPIVLYSIRSAPSATTGLSPHEVLMGRPMSTGTSPPLTPHKATLLWTDEFMTEYVKRLTEILRKYHLQVADRLPKPSEEPIHSFREGDLVLIKSLEKVSLSPRWKGPYQVLLTTRTALKVEGRAEWIHATRCRLAPPTTGGGEQSPGR; encoded by the coding sequence ATGCCTGTTGAAGTAAATGGTAGTAGAGTTGACATTATGGTAGATAGTGGGGCCACAATTTCCACTGTTAAAGCTGATGAGCATGTATGTACACCAACACCTAATTTTGTCACCACCGTGGGTGTTTCCGGCGTTCCTGTTGTTGAGCCACTATCACAGAGAGCTAAAATAACTGTTGAAGGTTCAGATGTGCAACATTCTTTCCTGATTTCTGAGAAAAGTCCAATTAATCTCATGGGACGAGATTTACTTTGCAAGCTACATGCCACCATTCAATGCACACCTGATGGATTGTTTTTAAGCCTACCTGATGTGAAGGCTGCTCatgcatttcagtttttgaaaactATTGctgattgtttgtattgttggtCATTGACTGATTTTAACATGGCTTCTAGTTTCACAGTATCTAGCATTCAAAAAATTGCTCAAATTTCACCAGCATGTGCAACACAGATGTCTGCCATGAGGCCTGTACTACAGTGTCACTGTACAGCAGCATTTAACCCCCCAGAGGTGTACAAACAATTAGCTGATGTGTCTTTGAATACACAAGAGGGGTTGGAGTGtgaacaatgtttgtttgttggtccaCAGGGATGTGCAATTCCAATTCGGTTATCTGACGCACAGCGCAAATTGGTTAATGATAAAGATTCATTTCCATACATCACTGTAGCTGTCTCTCCTGGCTGTGACCCACAACAGCTTGAAAGCATGGTGGCACAGTGCCAGGCATTGAGAGGAGCTGCGCAGACTCCTCAAACTCAAACAATAACACACTTGGGCCTTGAGCTGTACATGTTATCTTTAACTGAGCACATCCAGCTACCTCAGAGTAGGTTTGTTTTGCAACAACCACCCCTCCCCACACAGTATGGGCCTCCATCAGAGCTTTCAGAGGTTCCATCTATTTTATGGGCTAAACATAAAAACCATGTGGGTTTTGTGAATTCGGCTCCACCTCACGAAGTCACACTCAAACCTGGTGCTAAACTACCAATGGTCAGGCAATACAATTTGCCACACAAGTCAATTGCTGGTATTGAAGGTGTAATTCAGTCTTTACTGGATCAAGGTGTGTTGGTTCAAACAACAAGCCCATGTAACACACCCATTTTACCCATTCCAAAAGCAAACCGCCCAGATGAATGGCGTTTTGTACAAGATTTGCAAGCTATTAATAGCATTGTAGTGCCAACAGCTCCAATTGTGCCAGACACAAATTcgattttagcttcactaccaTCCAACTCAACACACTACACAGTCATTGATTTGAGTTCAGCTTTTTTCTCAATCCCGTTGCATCCAGATAGCCAGTATCTGTTTGCATTCACATTCAAAGGAAAACAGTACACCTGGCAGCGTTTGCCTCAGGGTTTTGTCGAGAGTCCTACAGTTtatgcagcagcagtgaaacgGGACTTGGATGACCTCCACTTTCCAGGGGGCTCCACTCTCCTACAGTATGCAGATGACCTCCTGATAGCTTCACCATCACAGGAAGCTTGTCGAACGGACTCCATCTTGCTCCTACAGAGACTAGCTGAGTGTGGTCATAGAGCATCACTTGCCAAACTGCAATTTTGTCGGTCTGAGGTGACATACTTGggtcatgttttgaaaaatggacAGCGCCTGTTGTCACCGGAGAGGTTGAAACTGCTGGTTAACATGCCTCCTCCCACAACCAAGAAACAAATGCTCTCGTTCTTGGGGATGGCGAATTATTGCAGACATTGGATCTTTGAGTATGCTGCTATGGACTCTGTTTTGCGAAACGCCACACTGCAATCAGCTCCTCCCAAGGTGCAGTGGACTGAGGACATGAACAAAGCTTTTCAGGACCTGAAACATGCTCTCACCTTGGCTCCGGCATTGGGGCTGCCGGACTATCATCAGCCGTTCCATCTGCATGTACATGAACGAGATGGCTTTGCTACAGGCATTCTCGTGCAAAAACATGGGTCTCATTACCGTCCAGTTGCGTACTACTCCTCTCGACTAACCCCTGTGGTTCTTGGCATGCCAGGTTGCTTAAGAGCGGTGGCCGCCGTTGCCATCATGATTGAGAAATCTTCTCCAATTGTACTGGCTCATGACTGTGTTGTGCACGTTCCACATGCAGTACTTCACATCTTGAACACATCTGCTACCCAACACATGACAGCTGCACGTCGTTCAGGCTATGAAGCAATCATTCTTCATAGTCCACACATCACTTTAAAACGCTCACCTCCATTGAATCCAGCTACTCTCCTTCCATTGATTGACACAGATGATGAGCATGATTGCATCACAACTATTGACCTGTGTACATCCCCAAGGCCAGACTTGTTGCAGACACCAATACCCaattctgatttgattttttacaCTGATGGTTCAGCTAGCAGACCATCTGATAGCACACATCTAGCTGGCTATGCAGTAGTTAACGATTGGGGGGTAGTAGAGGCAAAAGCACTGCCTCCAGGTACCTCTGCTCAAGCAGCAGAACTGTATGCTCTAACTAGAGCGTGTATTCTTGCTTCTGGTAAGGTGGCTACTATTTACACTGACTCAAGATATGCATTTGGCGCTGCTCATGATTTTGGCCAGTTATGGAAGATGAGAGGTTTTGTGTCATCTTCTGGAAAACCACTACAGCATCACACTTTGGTTAATGACCTGTTAGATGCTATTTTGCGCCCATCTCAGCTTGCAATCATCAAATGTGCTGCTCACACGAATGGAACTGATCCTGTTTCACGAGGAAATGCAATGGCTGACACTGCAGCCAAACAAGCGGcactttcctctccctctttggTACTTCAATGTGCCTCCACACAACCTACCAATCCAATTCCAGTTCCTTCCGCTAATGATGTCGTGACAATGCAAAATCACGCTGATGACAGGGAGCGAAGTCTTTGGTTGCGTAAAGGTTGTAAAGTTGACGCGGAGTCTGGCTTGTGGCTCCACCCTGATGGTCGACCGGTTTGCCCTCGAGCTCTCCTTCATGTACTGGCACGTGTGACGCATGGTCCAGCGCATGTTGGAAGAGGGGTGATGAATGATGTTATTCGCTCACAGTGGTTTGCTCCAGGCATTACTCAAGTTTCACAAACACTTGTGGATAGTTGTATGATATGTCAACAGACCAGAAAAAAGAATAGCACAGTGAAACATGACCACTTAGAACCCCCATCAGGTCCttttgtaaatatgcaaatagatTTTGTACATATGCCAAGCTCACAAGGCTTCAAATACTTGCTAGTCATAACCGACAGGTTCTCGAAGTGGGTAGAAGCTTTTGCAACGAAAAAAGAAGATGCAAGAACAGTTGTAAAGTGTCTGCTAAAAGAGGTAATCCCTAGGTACGGAGTGCCGCAGGGAATAGATAGCGACAGAGGTCCGGCTTTTGTGTCAAAAATCACTCAGGGACTGTCAGAAATCTTAGGATTTAAGTGGCAGTTACATGTTCCTTATCATCCACAGAGTTCAGGTCAAGTTGAGAGAATGAATGCAACTATCAAAGACAGATTGACCAAAACAGTCCTAGCCACAGGCCTGAAATGGCCTGATGCACTGCCGATTGTGCTGTACTCCATTCGGAGTGCACCAAGTGCAACTACAGGACTGAGTCCTCACGAGGTGCTGATGGGAAGACCAATGTCCACAGGGACAAGTCCCCCACTGACACCACACAAAGCTACTCTGCTTTGGACGGATGAGTTCATGACTGAGTATGTGAAAAGACTAACAGAGATTTTGAGAAAGTATCATTTACAGGTGGCTGACAGACTCCCCAAACCATCGGAAGAACCAATTCATTCCTTTCGAGAAGGTGACCTGGTATTAATCAAATCTCTGGAAAAAGTGTCTTTGTCTCCTAGGTGGAAAGGTCCATACCAGGTGCTGCTGACTACTAGGACGGCCCTGAAGGTCGAAGGCAGAGCAGAATGGATCCACGCCACAAGGTGCAGACTGGCCCCCCCAACCACTGGCGGAGGAGAGCAGAGCCCTGGCAGGTAA
- the LOC122968463 gene encoding protein NYNRIN-like isoform X2 produces the protein MTQRRPHTASSKTQRRDLLCKLHATIQCTPDGLFLSLPDVKAAHAFQFLKTIADCLYCWSLTDFNMASSFTVSSIQKIAQISPACATQMSAMRPVLQCHCTAAFNPPEVYKQLADVSLNTQEGLECEQCLFVGPQGCAIPIRLSDAQRKLVNDKDSFPYITVAVSPGCDPQQLESMVAQCQALRGAAQTPQTQTITHLGLELYMLSLTEHIQLPQSRFVLQQPPLPTQYGPPSELSEVPSILWAKHKNHVGFVNSAPPHEVTLKPGAKLPMVRQYNLPHKSIAGIEGVIQSLLDQGVLVQTTSPCNTPILPIPKANRPDEWRFVQDLQAINSIVVPTAPIVPDTNSILASLPSNSTHYTVIDLSSAFFSIPLHPDSQYLFAFTFKGKQYTWQRLPQGFVESPTVYAAAVKRDLDDLHFPGGSTLLQYADDLLIASPSQEACRTDSILLLQRLAECGHRASLAKLQFCRSEVTYLGHVLKNGQRLLSPERLKLLVNMPPPTTKKQMLSFLGMANYCRHWIFEYAAMDSVLRNATLQSAPPKVQWTEDMNKAFQDLKHALTLAPALGLPDYHQPFHLHVHERDGFATGILVQKHGSHYRPVAYYSSRLTPVVLGMPGCLRAVAAVAIMIEKSSPIVLAHDCVVHVPHAVLHILNTSATQHMTAARRSGYEAIILHSPHITLKRSPPLNPATLLPLIDTDDEHDCITTIDLCTSPRPDLLQTPIPNSDLIFYTDGSASRPSDSTHLAGYAVVNDWGVVEAKALPPGTSAQAAELYALTRACILASGKVATIYTDSRYAFGAAHDFGQLWKMRGFVSSSGKPLQHHTLVNDLLDAILRPSQLAIIKCAAHTNGTDPVSRGNAMADTAAKQAALSSPSLVLQCASTQPTNPIPVPSANDVVTMQNHADDRERSLWLRKGCKVDAESGLWLHPDGRPVCPRALLHVLARVTHGPAHVGRGVMNDVIRSQWFAPGITQVSQTLVDSCMICQQTRKKNSTVKHDHLEPPSGPFVNMQIDFVHMPSSQGFKYLLVITDRFSKWVEAFATKKEDARTVVKCLLKEVIPRYGVPQGIDSDRGPAFVSKITQGLSEILGFKWQLHVPYHPQSSGQVERMNATIKDRLTKTVLATGLKWPDALPIVLYSIRSAPSATTGLSPHEVLMGRPMSTGTSPPLTPHKATLLWTDEFMTEYVKRLTEILRKYHLQVADRLPKPSEEPIHSFREGDLVLIKSLEKVSLSPRWKGPYQVLLTTRTALKVEGRAEWIHATRCRLAPPTTGGGEQSPGR, from the coding sequence ATTTACTTTGCAAGCTACATGCCACCATTCAATGCACACCTGATGGATTGTTTTTAAGCCTACCTGATGTGAAGGCTGCTCatgcatttcagtttttgaaaactATTGctgattgtttgtattgttggtCATTGACTGATTTTAACATGGCTTCTAGTTTCACAGTATCTAGCATTCAAAAAATTGCTCAAATTTCACCAGCATGTGCAACACAGATGTCTGCCATGAGGCCTGTACTACAGTGTCACTGTACAGCAGCATTTAACCCCCCAGAGGTGTACAAACAATTAGCTGATGTGTCTTTGAATACACAAGAGGGGTTGGAGTGtgaacaatgtttgtttgttggtccaCAGGGATGTGCAATTCCAATTCGGTTATCTGACGCACAGCGCAAATTGGTTAATGATAAAGATTCATTTCCATACATCACTGTAGCTGTCTCTCCTGGCTGTGACCCACAACAGCTTGAAAGCATGGTGGCACAGTGCCAGGCATTGAGAGGAGCTGCGCAGACTCCTCAAACTCAAACAATAACACACTTGGGCCTTGAGCTGTACATGTTATCTTTAACTGAGCACATCCAGCTACCTCAGAGTAGGTTTGTTTTGCAACAACCACCCCTCCCCACACAGTATGGGCCTCCATCAGAGCTTTCAGAGGTTCCATCTATTTTATGGGCTAAACATAAAAACCATGTGGGTTTTGTGAATTCGGCTCCACCTCACGAAGTCACACTCAAACCTGGTGCTAAACTACCAATGGTCAGGCAATACAATTTGCCACACAAGTCAATTGCTGGTATTGAAGGTGTAATTCAGTCTTTACTGGATCAAGGTGTGTTGGTTCAAACAACAAGCCCATGTAACACACCCATTTTACCCATTCCAAAAGCAAACCGCCCAGATGAATGGCGTTTTGTACAAGATTTGCAAGCTATTAATAGCATTGTAGTGCCAACAGCTCCAATTGTGCCAGACACAAATTcgattttagcttcactaccaTCCAACTCAACACACTACACAGTCATTGATTTGAGTTCAGCTTTTTTCTCAATCCCGTTGCATCCAGATAGCCAGTATCTGTTTGCATTCACATTCAAAGGAAAACAGTACACCTGGCAGCGTTTGCCTCAGGGTTTTGTCGAGAGTCCTACAGTTtatgcagcagcagtgaaacgGGACTTGGATGACCTCCACTTTCCAGGGGGCTCCACTCTCCTACAGTATGCAGATGACCTCCTGATAGCTTCACCATCACAGGAAGCTTGTCGAACGGACTCCATCTTGCTCCTACAGAGACTAGCTGAGTGTGGTCATAGAGCATCACTTGCCAAACTGCAATTTTGTCGGTCTGAGGTGACATACTTGggtcatgttttgaaaaatggacAGCGCCTGTTGTCACCGGAGAGGTTGAAACTGCTGGTTAACATGCCTCCTCCCACAACCAAGAAACAAATGCTCTCGTTCTTGGGGATGGCGAATTATTGCAGACATTGGATCTTTGAGTATGCTGCTATGGACTCTGTTTTGCGAAACGCCACACTGCAATCAGCTCCTCCCAAGGTGCAGTGGACTGAGGACATGAACAAAGCTTTTCAGGACCTGAAACATGCTCTCACCTTGGCTCCGGCATTGGGGCTGCCGGACTATCATCAGCCGTTCCATCTGCATGTACATGAACGAGATGGCTTTGCTACAGGCATTCTCGTGCAAAAACATGGGTCTCATTACCGTCCAGTTGCGTACTACTCCTCTCGACTAACCCCTGTGGTTCTTGGCATGCCAGGTTGCTTAAGAGCGGTGGCCGCCGTTGCCATCATGATTGAGAAATCTTCTCCAATTGTACTGGCTCATGACTGTGTTGTGCACGTTCCACATGCAGTACTTCACATCTTGAACACATCTGCTACCCAACACATGACAGCTGCACGTCGTTCAGGCTATGAAGCAATCATTCTTCATAGTCCACACATCACTTTAAAACGCTCACCTCCATTGAATCCAGCTACTCTCCTTCCATTGATTGACACAGATGATGAGCATGATTGCATCACAACTATTGACCTGTGTACATCCCCAAGGCCAGACTTGTTGCAGACACCAATACCCaattctgatttgattttttacaCTGATGGTTCAGCTAGCAGACCATCTGATAGCACACATCTAGCTGGCTATGCAGTAGTTAACGATTGGGGGGTAGTAGAGGCAAAAGCACTGCCTCCAGGTACCTCTGCTCAAGCAGCAGAACTGTATGCTCTAACTAGAGCGTGTATTCTTGCTTCTGGTAAGGTGGCTACTATTTACACTGACTCAAGATATGCATTTGGCGCTGCTCATGATTTTGGCCAGTTATGGAAGATGAGAGGTTTTGTGTCATCTTCTGGAAAACCACTACAGCATCACACTTTGGTTAATGACCTGTTAGATGCTATTTTGCGCCCATCTCAGCTTGCAATCATCAAATGTGCTGCTCACACGAATGGAACTGATCCTGTTTCACGAGGAAATGCAATGGCTGACACTGCAGCCAAACAAGCGGcactttcctctccctctttggTACTTCAATGTGCCTCCACACAACCTACCAATCCAATTCCAGTTCCTTCCGCTAATGATGTCGTGACAATGCAAAATCACGCTGATGACAGGGAGCGAAGTCTTTGGTTGCGTAAAGGTTGTAAAGTTGACGCGGAGTCTGGCTTGTGGCTCCACCCTGATGGTCGACCGGTTTGCCCTCGAGCTCTCCTTCATGTACTGGCACGTGTGACGCATGGTCCAGCGCATGTTGGAAGAGGGGTGATGAATGATGTTATTCGCTCACAGTGGTTTGCTCCAGGCATTACTCAAGTTTCACAAACACTTGTGGATAGTTGTATGATATGTCAACAGACCAGAAAAAAGAATAGCACAGTGAAACATGACCACTTAGAACCCCCATCAGGTCCttttgtaaatatgcaaatagatTTTGTACATATGCCAAGCTCACAAGGCTTCAAATACTTGCTAGTCATAACCGACAGGTTCTCGAAGTGGGTAGAAGCTTTTGCAACGAAAAAAGAAGATGCAAGAACAGTTGTAAAGTGTCTGCTAAAAGAGGTAATCCCTAGGTACGGAGTGCCGCAGGGAATAGATAGCGACAGAGGTCCGGCTTTTGTGTCAAAAATCACTCAGGGACTGTCAGAAATCTTAGGATTTAAGTGGCAGTTACATGTTCCTTATCATCCACAGAGTTCAGGTCAAGTTGAGAGAATGAATGCAACTATCAAAGACAGATTGACCAAAACAGTCCTAGCCACAGGCCTGAAATGGCCTGATGCACTGCCGATTGTGCTGTACTCCATTCGGAGTGCACCAAGTGCAACTACAGGACTGAGTCCTCACGAGGTGCTGATGGGAAGACCAATGTCCACAGGGACAAGTCCCCCACTGACACCACACAAAGCTACTCTGCTTTGGACGGATGAGTTCATGACTGAGTATGTGAAAAGACTAACAGAGATTTTGAGAAAGTATCATTTACAGGTGGCTGACAGACTCCCCAAACCATCGGAAGAACCAATTCATTCCTTTCGAGAAGGTGACCTGGTATTAATCAAATCTCTGGAAAAAGTGTCTTTGTCTCCTAGGTGGAAAGGTCCATACCAGGTGCTGCTGACTACTAGGACGGCCCTGAAGGTCGAAGGCAGAGCAGAATGGATCCACGCCACAAGGTGCAGACTGGCCCCCCCAACCACTGGCGGAGGAGAGCAGAGCCCTGGCAGGTAA